A stretch of DNA from Deltaproteobacteria bacterium:
AATGATTTTCGGGTGGACGGCAAGGGCCCGGGCAATCCCGACCCGCTGCCGCTGTCCCCCGCTGAATTCATGAGGATACTTGTTATAGTCCTCCACCGAGAGGCCCACATCCTGCAGGAGTTGACCCACCTTCTCGACCCTCTCTTTCCGTTTCAGGTGCATGTTGATCCGGATGGACTCTTCCACGGTCTGCCCCACGGTCATACGGGGGTTGAGGGAAGCGAAAGGATCCTGAAAGATGATCTGGATCTCCGAGCGTATCCGCCGCATTTCGCTATAACTTTTTTTGAGGAGATCTTCATTGTGGAAGAAAACCTCCCCCGCCGTGGGTTGAATCAAACGAAGGATACACTTACCGGCGGTAGATTTCCCGCAGCCTGATTCTCCCACCAGACCTAACGTCCGGCCCTCTTGCAAAGTAAGATCCACCCCATCGACGGCCCGTACCTGCCCTGTTCCCCTGCGGAAAAACCCTCCACCGACGGGAAAATATTTCTTCAGCCCCCTGACTTTAAGAATTGCCGACAAGATAGAACCCTTTTTTTTGCTTATACCTTCTTCAATCCCTTCATGTCCTTCATGGTGAGAATGTCTTTCGCTTTCGACTCTGCTCTATGCCTCCGTGCTTTGCCTTTGTGCCTCAGCCCCTCTCCCCCCTGAAGTCCTTAATACACCGAACCCAATGCCCCGGCTCCAGCTCCACATTTGCCGGTTTCCGCCGGCGGCATTCGCCGGTCACATGGCGGCAACGGGGGGCAAAGCTGCAACCGGGGGGGAGATCGACCAGGTCCGAAACGGCCCCCGGGATGGGTTTCAGGCGCCCCATCCCGCCGGTTTCTCCGATCCGGGGAATCGATTCCAGCAGACCGATGGTATAAGGATGGCCCGGCCGCCGGAAGAGATCGGAAGTCCGTGCGCTCTCCATAATTTCGCCTGCATACATGACGAAAACCCGGTCGGCCATTTCCGCGACGACACCCAAATCGTGGGTAATCAGCAGAATCGACATTTCCGACTCCCGCCGGATCTGATTCATCAGGTCGAGAATC
This window harbors:
- a CDS encoding dipeptide ABC transporter ATP-binding protein — encoded protein: MLSAILKVRGLKKYFPVGGGFFRRGTGQVRAVDGVDLTLQEGRTLGLVGESGCGKSTAGKCILRLIQPTAGEVFFHNEDLLKKSYSEMRRIRSEIQIIFQDPFASLNPRMTVGQTVEESIRINMHLKRKERVEKVGQLLQDVGLSVEDYNKYPHEFSGGQRQRVGIARALAVHPKIIVADEPVSALDVSIRAQVLNLLQDLKERYHLTYLFISHDLSVVEYLCDRVAVMYLGKIMEEADRDDLYREPLHPYTRVLLSAIPVPDPTKKKKRIRITGEIPTAAAPPPGCLFHPRCPERLELCDKVAPPLVALGGNRRVRCLLYREG